TTATGAGATTTACTTTTGCCTCATAAATTTTCTTCGAGAAAAAATGTTAACTAAATCATATGTTTTCTTTTAGAGACCAGATAAATATTTATTTTTTTAAATACGACTTTTGGACAACCAACCTATTACTTAAGAAAGTGCCAGCTTACATAAATAATAATTAAGCTGATAAATAAGCCATTTTATGAATGGCTATTTAATTGAGTAGAAGTGGGAAAGTCCTATGTTTCAAGGTGTTTTAACTCTTTTTGGATGGAATTGGCTATCTTTTGGATTAGCGCCCCTAACTTTAGCTCAGGAAGTACTAACTCCAGAAGAAGCGTCAGTTGTTTTTTCTGGGCCTAAATTGTTGGTGGCACTGCTAGCTGGGGTTTTGATGGCATTTGCCTTTCAATTGTTGTTGACAAACTTTTCAGTCGCTGTCGGAATTTCATCTTGGGAAATTGGCTCCGATTCTGATGATGAGTCTGAAGGTTTGGGTAAGACAATTCGTAAAGGTCAAGCGAAAGTTGGTGCTTGGGCATTAATAACCGTTAGCATCGCATTATTTATTGCTTGTTTTTTAGCAGTAAAACTTAGCCTAATCGAAAGCGCATTTTTAGGAGCAATTATTGGTGTAGTCATTTGGTCTACCTATTTTTCACTAGTAATTTGGTTGGGTTCATCAGCAGTAGGTTCTTTAATTGGTTCTATATCTAATACTGTTACTTCTGGTTTTCAAACTCTGATGGGCACGGCAACTGCTGGCATCGGTGCGAATACTGCAAAAAAACAGTTAATTTCTACTGCTGAAGATATTACAGCCGCAGTCCGGCGGGAATTAACTTCAGGTTTTGATTCTGAAGGTATTAAAAATACTCTCCAAAGTTCTTTAGGTTCTCTGCAATTGCCAAAGCTGGATATCAAAGAAATTCGGAGTCAATTTGACCAACTTCTGAAGGATACAGATTTGCAATCTGTTGCTAATAGCGATCTATTGCAAAACGTTAATCGCCAAACATTTGTTGATTTAATCAGCAGCCGTGGCGATTTATCTAAAGAAGATATCAATAACATTGCTGACCAATTTGAAGGTGCATGGCAACAAGCTTTAAATCGCAAAAATCCCACAGAACAAGTAATTAATTTACTCAAGTCCGCTACTCCTGAAGAACTTAATTCTGAGCAATTAGGTGAACGGCTTCAAGAACTGGTTACAATCGGCAGCGGTAATGGCAATGGTGTAATCAAGCAAGCTATTAGGTATGGCTTAAGTGCAGCTGCGCCAGCAGTTATGGAACGGGTAAACCTTTCTAATATCGATGTGAACAAAATTACAACTCAGTTGCAAAAACTGAAAGAAAAAGTTCAAGATGTCGATGTTGAGCAAGTCACAGAACAATTTCAAAAGTTTAGAGAACAGGCAACTGAGCAAGTATCTGCAAAATTACCCATATCACTGGAAAATGCAATTAAGGCAGATATAGAAGACTACATATTGCATTCCTTCCCTTGGCACTTTAACCGAATTACTCTAGTAGATGAATTTAAAGAAGTCATCTATGACGTAAATGCAGATCCGACAACTGTGAGACGAGAGTTGGAAGAAATCAACCAAGAATATTTCAGCAACTTGTTGAAGCAGCGCGGTGATATTAGCGAAGCTAGGGTGAAAGAAATTTCCGAACAAATGGAAAGCGATCGCCTGGAAGTTTTAGAAACTGTCAAACAGGCTCAAACTCGCGAAAAAGGTCAAGATTTCCGCAACCGCATTGAAGATTATCTGCGTTCTACGGGTAAAGAGGAACTCAATCCCGAAGGTATTGAACGAGACTTTGGCAAGTTACTAGACGATCCACAAGCTGGGTTTGAAGATTTAAGTAGCCGCTTTGGGCAATTTGACCGCGATACTTTTGTACAATTGCTCCAACAGCGTCAAGATATCAGCGAAGAGGAAGCTAATAATATTGTTAGTCAACTCGAACGCAACCGCGATAATTTCTTGAATCGTGCTAGGGAATTGCAAGAGCAAGCAAAAGCGAAAGCCGATGAACTGCGCCAAAGAGTTGAAGAATATCTGCGGAATACTAACAAAGACGAACTCAATCCCGAAGCGATCAAACGTGAGTTTAGAGTTTTACTAGACGATCCGCAAGCCGGAATTAACCTTTTACGATCGCGCCTATCCCAATTTGACCGCGATACCTTGGTACAATTGCTCAGTCAGCGTCAAGATTTGAGTGAGGAACAGGTAAACCAAACTCTCGATCAGCTAGAAGCAGTCCGAGATAGTATTTTGCAAGTACCGCAACAAGCGAAAGAACAGTACGAAAAGACTACAAAAGCGTTAGCGGAGCTTCCCGAAGGGTTCGCTGAATATCTCCGCAATACCAACTTGGAAGAACTTAATCCAGAAGGTATCAAAGCCGATTTGGAGAAATTACTCGACGATCCTCAAGCTGGAGCCTCAGCACTGCGCGATCGCTTATCTAATGTTGATCGAGAAACCTTGGTTAAACTCGTGAGTCAACGCGGCGACTTGAGCCAAGAGCAGGTTAATCAGATTATCGATCGCGCTCAAGATGCCATTGGTGATATCCTGAGAACGCCACGACGTTTAGCAAAGCGCACCACTCAACAAGCTTTAGATTTTGAAGCCAATCTCGAAGAATATCTGCGTAATACCAACAAAGAAGAACTCAACCCCGAAGGAATCAAACGCGATTTACAATTGCTGCTGTCTTCTCCCCGCGCTGGAATTGGGAGTTTAAGCGATCGCGCCGCGAAATTTGACCGTTCCACAATTGTGGCACTATTATCCCAACGTGAGGATATCTCAGAAGAGGAAGCTAACCGAATTGTCGATCAAATTGATTCTGTTCGCAGCTCAATTGTCGAACAATTCCAGCAGATTCAGCAGAGAGTGCAATCAGTGCTAGATGGAGTTTTTGCCAAAGTCCGCAACTATCTCAACTCCCTGAATCGTTCCGAACTCAACTATGAAGGCATTAAGCAAGACTTTGCGAAAGTGTTTGACGAT
This portion of the Nostoc sp. GT001 genome encodes:
- a CDS encoding MFS transporter, with amino-acid sequence MFQGVLTLFGWNWLSFGLAPLTLAQEVLTPEEASVVFSGPKLLVALLAGVLMAFAFQLLLTNFSVAVGISSWEIGSDSDDESEGLGKTIRKGQAKVGAWALITVSIALFIACFLAVKLSLIESAFLGAIIGVVIWSTYFSLVIWLGSSAVGSLIGSISNTVTSGFQTLMGTATAGIGANTAKKQLISTAEDITAAVRRELTSGFDSEGIKNTLQSSLGSLQLPKLDIKEIRSQFDQLLKDTDLQSVANSDLLQNVNRQTFVDLISSRGDLSKEDINNIADQFEGAWQQALNRKNPTEQVINLLKSATPEELNSEQLGERLQELVTIGSGNGNGVIKQAIRYGLSAAAPAVMERVNLSNIDVNKITTQLQKLKEKVQDVDVEQVTEQFQKFREQATEQVSAKLPISLENAIKADIEDYILHSFPWHFNRITLVDEFKEVIYDVNADPTTVRRELEEINQEYFSNLLKQRGDISEARVKEISEQMESDRLEVLETVKQAQTREKGQDFRNRIEDYLRSTGKEELNPEGIERDFGKLLDDPQAGFEDLSSRFGQFDRDTFVQLLQQRQDISEEEANNIVSQLERNRDNFLNRARELQEQAKAKADELRQRVEEYLRNTNKDELNPEAIKREFRVLLDDPQAGINLLRSRLSQFDRDTLVQLLSQRQDLSEEQVNQTLDQLEAVRDSILQVPQQAKEQYEKTTKALAELPEGFAEYLRNTNLEELNPEGIKADLEKLLDDPQAGASALRDRLSNVDRETLVKLVSQRGDLSQEQVNQIIDRAQDAIGDILRTPRRLAKRTTQQALDFEANLEEYLRNTNKEELNPEGIKRDLQLLLSSPRAGIGSLSDRAAKFDRSTIVALLSQREDISEEEANRIVDQIDSVRSSIVEQFQQIQQRVQSVLDGVFAKVRNYLNSLNRSELNYEGIKQDFAKVFDDPQAGFEALRDRLSEFDRDTLVAVLSSREDISEADANRIINQIESARDGVLQRAERIQKETQKRLKAIQEQAKKQAEETKKTVANAAWWIFGTAITSLCASAIAGAIAVTGITLPG